In Antechinus flavipes isolate AdamAnt ecotype Samford, QLD, Australia chromosome 3, AdamAnt_v2, whole genome shotgun sequence, a genomic segment contains:
- the NDUFB11 gene encoding NADH dehydrogenase [ubiquinone] 1 beta subcomplex subunit 11, mitochondrial: MAAAMATAGLLGICSRRLFGAARRVPAAASLRWISTTTVVSPPVEEKPVRVPEVHWQEDPDKEDVNLYEKNPETHGFDEDPFIDMWNMRLVFFFGFSVAIVLGSTFVAYLPDYKMKDWARREAEYLVKLRESQGLPLLDSNYFDPNKIILPEDED; the protein is encoded by the exons ATGGCGGCCGCAATGGCAACTGCGGGGTTGTTGGGGATTTGCTCTCGGAGGTTGTTCGGGGCTGCACGGAGGGTGCCGGCCGCCGCTTCTCTCCGCTGGATCTCTACCACGACCGTGGTCTCCCCGCCGGTGGAGGAGAAACCGGTCCGGGTACCTGAAGTTCACTGGCAAGAAGACCCAGATAAAGAAGATGTCAACCTTTATGAGAAG AATCCGGAGACCCACGGCTTTGATGAAGACCCTTTCATAGACATGTGGAACATGAGGCTCGTGTTCTTCTTTGGCTTCTCTGTTGCCATTGTCCTGGGCTCCACTTTTGTGGCCTATCTTCCTGATTACAA GATGAAGGACTGGGCCAGGAGGGAGGCTGAGTACCTGGTGAAGCTACGGGAATCTCAGGGCCTTCCCCTTTTGGATTCCAACTATTTTGACCCCAACAAGATTATTTTACCTGAGGATGAGGACTAA